A genomic window from Candidatus Korarchaeota archaeon NZ13-K includes:
- a CDS encoding HEAT repeat domain-containing protein has product MPKLDLIRKVASSPRVSPEVLSVLSRLRERSIIRLISQNPNAPPDALERLSASEDEGIRIHVASHPNCPEAVLRRLAGDPSPGVRRAVAENPKVSDEILELLSLDPDPEVRAKVAERGHPGILMRLSSDESEKVRRAVASNRRPPGGPGRGSFR; this is encoded by the coding sequence ATGCCGAAGCTGGATCTGATCAGGAAGGTCGCCTCGAGTCCCAGGGTCAGCCCGGAGGTGCTCTCAGTCCTATCCAGGCTGAGGGAGAGGAGCATAATCAGGCTGATCTCCCAGAACCCGAATGCCCCTCCAGATGCCTTGGAGAGGCTATCAGCATCCGAGGACGAGGGTATCAGGATCCACGTGGCCTCCCACCCCAACTGCCCCGAGGCCGTCCTGAGGAGGCTGGCCGGCGATCCCTCTCCTGGGGTCAGGAGGGCGGTCGCGGAGAACCCAAAAGTCAGCGATGAGATCCTGGAGCTGCTCTCCCTGGATCCGGATCCGGAGGTGAGGGCTAAGGTTGCTGAGCGCGGTCATCCGGGAATACTGATGAGGCTCTCCTCGGATGAGAGCGAGAAGGTAAGGAGGGCCGTTGCATCCAACAGGAGACCCCCTGGAGGCCCTGGTCGGGGATCCTTCCGCTGA